The following are encoded in a window of Gopherus flavomarginatus isolate rGopFla2 chromosome 10, rGopFla2.mat.asm, whole genome shotgun sequence genomic DNA:
- the LOC127030099 gene encoding zinc finger protein 84-like, with translation MLTHTGEKPFNCGKSFRYWSTLFKHQRIHTGEKPYNCPDCGKSFAQHSALNKHQRLHEGGRPYKCNECGKNISWKHLQSHQRIHTGEKPYKCAECGESFRNSSILILHHRTHTRERPYECSECRKSFRQKNALLSHQRTHTGERPYECLECEKSFRNKAHLIRRQRTHTTERPYECSQCRKSFRQKNALLSHQRTHTTEQPYECLECGKSFHENSQFLSHQRIHTGEKPCICPDCGKSFCQNSHLLLHQRIHAGERLFNSSDCGKSFAQCSPVFEHQGLHMGEKPYKCSESGKSFTRNFYERAALIQHQRIHMGERCYECSECGKSFTRKYTLLLHQRTHTGERP, from the exons atgct aactcacacaggagagaaaccctttaactgcgggaaaagcttcagatACTGGTCAACCCTTTtcaagcatcagagaatccacacaggagagaagccctataaCTGCCCTGACTGCGGGAAAAGCTTTGCTCAGCACTCAGCCCTTAATAAACATCAGCGACTCCACGAAGGGGGGAGACCCTACAaatgcaatgagtgtgggaaaaacatCAGCTGGAAACATCTCCAatcacatcagagaatccacacaggagagaagccctataaGTGTGCTGAGTGTGGGGAAAGCTTCAGGAACAGTTCAATCCTTATTCTCCATCACAGAACCCACACgagagagagaccctatgaatgtagtgagtgcaggaaaagcttcCGTCAGAAGAACGCCCTTCTATcacatcagagaacccacacaggagagagaccataTGAATGTCTTGAGTGCGAAAAAAGCTTTAGGAACAAGGCACACCTTATTAGACGTCAGAGAACCCACACAACAGAGCGACCCTATGAATGTAGTCAGTGCAGGAAAAGCTTCCGTCAGAAGAACGCCCTTCTATcacatcagagaacccacacaaCAGAGCAACCCTATGAATGCCtggagtgcgggaaaagcttccaTGAGAATTCACAATTTCtatcacatcagagaatccacacaggagagaaaccctgtaTCTGCCCTGACTGTGGGAAGAGCTTCTGTCAGAACTCACACCTTCTattacatcagagaatccatgcAGGAGAGAGACTTTTTAACAGctctgactgtgggaaaagctttgctCAGTGCTCACCTGTTTTTGAACATCAGGGACTCCACATGGGAGAGAAACCCTACAAATGCAGTGAgagtgggaaaagcttcactcggaA TTTCTATGAGAGAGCAGCTCTtattcaacatcagagaatccacatggggGAGAGAtgctatgaatgcagtgagtgtgggaaaagcttcacgcGGAAGTATACCCTTCTCTtacatcagagaacccacacgggagagagaccctag